The following proteins are encoded in a genomic region of Nonomuraea muscovyensis:
- a CDS encoding DUF6247 family protein, with amino-acid sequence MSAQPAEPHGAGHDPDDIHRRLPEHHRERFLTDYRAAMVAAAHETWRYRELQQVLKLWHLRAALYSRPGHDQRAEDARDGTGGPWLPADRLATPYAEVTLADALARHAGGRPG; translated from the coding sequence GTGTCAGCTCAGCCCGCCGAGCCCCACGGCGCCGGCCACGACCCTGACGACATCCACCGCCGACTGCCCGAACACCACCGCGAGCGCTTCCTCACCGACTACCGCGCCGCCATGGTCGCGGCCGCGCACGAGACCTGGCGCTACCGCGAACTCCAGCAGGTGCTCAAACTCTGGCACCTGCGCGCCGCCCTCTACTCCCGCCCGGGCCACGACCAGCGCGCCGAGGACGCCCGCGACGGCACCGGAGGCCCGTGGCTGCCCGCCGACCGGCTGGCCACCCCCTACGCCGAGGTGACCCTCGCCGACGCCCTGGCCCGCCACGCCGGAGGTCGGCCCGGGTGA
- a CDS encoding thioesterase domain-containing protein — MTGQLTAAPRGTHPTAPNRPRTIFCLPYAGGGASAYTGLLRELATDAAVTPLQLPGRENRITEPPAFTIGGITDEIAPATGEPYALYGHSMGARIAFEVTRELRRRGLPPPARLYVGGAHPPHRKVPLAATADLPDEAFIDQLVRRAGALVELKHEPELRELLLPVLRADFTWINDYRYVPEPPLDVPIVAFTGLDDGEVSAADMLGWARHTTAGFGLRTLRGGHFFVKDVPADLARLIAADLAGRSAPPDPDEVHLLVRQPRADAIGGQAPGTRQAEPGTDLQADLQADVHRRTDAAGNRRAGLDGWAGMDAVRPGLDGWASVSRAGDLSLAAACDAPAGVAIALLGPPPSPPAGPWHPPQGPGTQPASRPHGSGSAPADGRRAGHMDPAHPPADLLGPAELLSDAEREQIEDAAEEDRHWLELRAVTAKRALVAAAGRDAARASFPDLADPGPWHAQDGPGPPPSTRWQVLHLPLHTTRGEALAAVAVPYDTVRLRLDTQTEDTHAPDTQAPDTSAPDTQAENAPTEQAG; from the coding sequence ATCACCGGCCAGCTGACCGCGGCGCCGCGGGGCACCCACCCCACCGCCCCGAACCGGCCCCGCACGATCTTCTGCCTGCCCTACGCCGGAGGAGGCGCCAGCGCCTACACCGGACTCCTGCGCGAGCTCGCCACCGACGCCGCGGTGACGCCGCTGCAGCTCCCCGGGCGCGAGAACCGCATCACCGAACCGCCCGCCTTCACCATCGGCGGCATCACCGACGAGATCGCCCCCGCCACCGGCGAGCCGTACGCCCTGTACGGCCACAGCATGGGCGCCCGCATCGCCTTCGAGGTCACCCGCGAACTGCGCCGCCGCGGCCTGCCGCCACCCGCGCGGCTCTACGTCGGCGGCGCCCACCCGCCGCACCGCAAGGTGCCGCTGGCGGCCACCGCCGACCTGCCCGACGAGGCGTTCATCGACCAGCTCGTCCGCCGCGCCGGCGCGCTCGTCGAGCTCAAGCACGAACCGGAGCTGCGCGAACTGCTGCTGCCCGTGCTGCGCGCCGACTTCACCTGGATCAACGACTACCGCTACGTCCCCGAGCCCCCGCTGGACGTCCCGATCGTCGCCTTCACCGGCCTGGACGACGGCGAGGTGAGCGCGGCCGACATGCTCGGCTGGGCCAGGCACACCACGGCCGGATTCGGGCTGCGCACGCTGCGCGGCGGCCACTTCTTCGTCAAGGACGTCCCGGCCGACCTGGCCCGCCTGATCGCCGCCGACCTGGCCGGACGGAGCGCCCCGCCGGACCCCGACGAGGTCCACCTGCTGGTGCGCCAGCCGCGGGCCGACGCGATCGGCGGCCAGGCGCCCGGCACGCGACAGGCCGAACCGGGGACCGACCTACAGGCCGACCTACAAGCCGACGTGCATCGCCGGACGGACGCCGCCGGCAACCGCCGGGCGGGCCTGGACGGCTGGGCCGGCATGGACGCAGTCCGACCGGGCCTGGACGGCTGGGCGAGCGTGAGCCGGGCCGGCGACCTGTCGCTGGCCGCGGCGTGCGACGCGCCGGCCGGTGTCGCCATCGCCCTGCTGGGGCCGCCCCCCAGCCCTCCGGCCGGCCCCTGGCACCCCCCACAGGGGCCCGGCACTCAGCCCGCCTCACGCCCCCACGGCTCCGGCTCCGCACCCGCCGACGGCCGCCGCGCGGGGCACATGGATCCCGCACACCCGCCCGCAGACCTGCTGGGTCCCGCCGAGCTGCTGAGCGACGCCGAGCGCGAGCAGATCGAGGACGCGGCCGAAGAGGACCGGCACTGGCTCGAACTGCGGGCGGTCACCGCCAAACGCGCCCTCGTGGCCGCGGCCGGCCGGGACGCCGCCCGGGCCTCCTTCCCCGACCTGGCCGACCCCGGCCCCTGGCACGCCCAGGACGGGCCCGGCCCGCCCCCCTCCACCCGCTGGCAGGTCCTCCACCTGCCCCTGCACACCACACGGGGAGAAGCGTTGGCAGCAGTCGCGGTGCCGTACGACACGGTACGGCTGAGACTCGACACGCAGACCGAAGACACCCACGCCCCAGACACCCAGGCCCCAGACACCAGCGCCCCAGACACCCAGGCCGAAAACGCGCCCACCGAACAGGCCGGGTGA
- a CDS encoding enoyl-CoA hydratase-related protein codes for MRILLLCSSFNGLTQRAWLELRRAGHDVSIELALSEQVMLEAAQLAKPDLVICPFLKEKVPSRLWRTQRTIIIHPGPPGDRGPSSLDWAILDGEPEWGVTALQAVEEMDAGPIWGYRTFPMPAEPPRKSALYNGPVADAAVELVLEVAAKATDPSFVPAPLDYNRPEVRGRLRPAMRHADRQFSWSEPTDAVLRRVRAADGSPGGRATLCDLPVRVFDVYRGPALSGPPGTVAGRREGAVLVHTGDGTVWVGHLRRDEPGALKLPAATVLGEHLSAAGEVSGYSEITYDRGERVGVVSFDFYNGAMSTDQCRRLSAALRYAAAQDTRVLVVRGGEVFSNGIHLNVIEAARHPEMEAWMNINAINQVCREIIKCTGQLVVTSLGGNAGAGGVMMGLGADRVLIREGVVLNPHYRTMGLFGSELWTYVLPRRVGASAARRLTRDALPIGAPEAVMLGLADEALAGPRLEFERAVLAEAERLAQDPGYERMLADKRTAREQDERRKPLDAYRVEELAEMSRDMFDDRHSFRAAREGFVHKRKPEATPEHLAAHRELLGGSGTPITAASHM; via the coding sequence TTGCGTATCTTGCTGCTCTGCTCCTCGTTCAACGGCCTCACCCAGCGCGCCTGGCTGGAGCTGCGCCGGGCCGGACACGACGTCAGCATCGAGCTGGCACTGTCGGAGCAGGTGATGCTGGAGGCGGCCCAACTGGCCAAACCCGACCTGGTGATCTGCCCCTTCCTGAAGGAGAAGGTCCCCTCGCGGCTGTGGCGCACCCAGCGGACGATCATCATCCACCCCGGCCCGCCCGGCGACCGCGGCCCCTCCTCCCTCGACTGGGCCATCCTCGACGGCGAACCCGAATGGGGCGTCACCGCGCTGCAGGCGGTCGAGGAGATGGACGCCGGCCCCATCTGGGGCTACCGCACCTTCCCCATGCCGGCCGAACCGCCCCGCAAGTCCGCCCTCTACAACGGGCCCGTCGCCGACGCCGCCGTCGAACTGGTGCTGGAAGTGGCCGCCAAGGCGACCGACCCCTCCTTCGTCCCCGCACCGCTCGACTACAACCGGCCGGAGGTGCGCGGGCGGCTACGGCCGGCCATGCGGCACGCCGACCGGCAGTTCTCCTGGAGCGAGCCGACCGACGCGGTGCTGCGCCGCGTCCGCGCCGCCGACGGCTCCCCCGGCGGCCGCGCCACCCTGTGCGACCTGCCCGTGCGCGTGTTCGACGTCTACCGCGGCCCCGCCCTGTCCGGACCCCCCGGAACCGTGGCCGGACGCCGCGAGGGCGCCGTCCTCGTGCACACCGGCGACGGCACCGTGTGGGTGGGCCACCTGCGGCGCGACGAACCCGGCGCACTCAAGCTGCCCGCCGCCACCGTCCTCGGCGAACACCTCTCGGCCGCCGGCGAGGTGTCCGGATACAGCGAGATCACCTACGACCGGGGCGAACGGGTCGGCGTGGTGAGCTTCGACTTCTACAACGGCGCCATGTCCACCGACCAGTGCCGGCGCCTGTCCGCCGCCCTGCGCTACGCGGCCGCGCAGGACACCCGGGTGCTCGTGGTGCGCGGCGGCGAGGTGTTCTCCAACGGCATCCACCTCAACGTGATCGAGGCGGCCCGGCACCCGGAGATGGAGGCCTGGATGAACATCAACGCCATCAACCAGGTGTGCCGCGAGATCATCAAGTGCACCGGCCAGCTGGTGGTGACGTCACTGGGCGGCAACGCCGGAGCGGGCGGGGTCATGATGGGGCTCGGCGCCGACCGGGTGCTGATCCGCGAGGGGGTCGTGCTCAACCCGCACTACCGCACGATGGGGCTGTTCGGATCCGAACTGTGGACGTACGTGCTGCCACGGCGGGTCGGCGCCTCGGCGGCGCGGCGGCTGACCCGCGACGCGCTGCCGATCGGCGCGCCGGAGGCCGTCATGCTCGGACTCGCGGACGAGGCGCTGGCCGGGCCGCGACTGGAGTTCGAACGGGCCGTGCTCGCCGAGGCCGAGCGGCTGGCCCAGGACCCAGGCTACGAGCGGATGCTCGCGGACAAGCGGACGGCACGCGAACAGGACGAGCGGCGCAAACCGCTGGACGCCTACCGGGTGGAGGAACTGGCGGAGATGAGCCGCGACATGTTCGACGACCGGCACTCCTTCCGGGCGGCCAGGGAGGGCTTCGTGCACAAGCGCAAGCCCGAGGCCACGCCGGAGCATCTGGCGGCTCATCGGGAACTCCTCGGCGGGTCGGGGACGCCCATCACCGCTGCATCTCATATGTGA